actattgatctgggtgacgtgaaggtgctcgttctaactctggtggatcacgtctgaaaTGTGCCTAACCTAACCCCCTTTTACTGCAGCCCACCCAGCTCTCCTCTAAATCTGGCCCTGATAATATAGGTCATAAGATATCAAAGCACGTAGCaatgtatcataatttaattaaaatttaatacatttataatatagtgactCACTAGCTATTATTGATACCTAACGTTCAGCCGAGTGGAATTCACTTGGctacttttttcttttcacataatattatgtatttgaaaatcaaatttttacaaaattcgtcaacattatgaaaatttaaaacaatgctCCCCGTGAGTAGTTTATTGGTAAGCtgaacctaaaaaaaaaaattaaaaaatgtatataacacaatttttatttttattacgagtattataatgatttattaatacctagtACGTATAACCAGTGACCAATATATGACTCGAGTAACGCGATCGTGGTCTTGCGGTGTTCACAGGTGAAACGATACTCGTACACGACGAGCAACGAAAGCACAACTTCCGGCCAACAGCTATGGTCACTCGAACGCAACTGTTCGGCCAAATGCGAAGACGGGTGCATCGTGATCGGCGAACGGATCAAGATCTACGCGTGCCAGGCGTGTTGTGAGTCGCCACTGTGCAACGTGTCCAACGGATCCCATCGTCGGCCCGCAGCTCCTTCGCCGGTCGTGTGTCTGGTGTTTATGTTCTTGCTCTTGAGAACTGTCGTGGGTCAGCTGCCGTTACAGCCGTCAAAACGACCGTCCGTCACTCACACGTCGACTTCCGTTTCCGCCTCGTCCGATCCCTTCCACTCGTCGTCGGACGCTAGGTTCACcacaaaattcaataaacattttttaattttatcgtcGAGCTATCACCTCGCGGTGTATCGtcggtaatttttttcttctcaaatatataaatcaccgattttttatcgtttatcgtataaatataatatattgttaaaaaattgtacctgTGTAGCGCCGTAGTGGTTCGTGCCTACCCATACGGatttacatataggtacaaaatatattatgcaataatacATCGTATAATGAGACGATTTAGAGGCGCCGAAATACTGATGAATCACTATCCATCCTCcgtaaatcaatttaatctaCCTTTAATTTAACTGATTAACACTGAAACTTTTATGTCGAATAACGATCACCactataccataatattatattatcacatgCTACAAGTCAtagataaaacttattattttcagcgcctctgtattatatattatacggttttgataaatatttttcgattaaCGGTGCAAAACTGAACGATAAATTATTGCCCATTTTCCATCGGTACTTATCTAcctttaacatattatattattatacaataaatattacttttctttttttttttgtactttatttctgaaaatcaatcatttttgttcccttataaataaaatgttcttcATGATTGTAGCTATTCATCATTTGCTAATGAcagaaatgtatataatatagtattgatttctatattctatacctacaatatgtttatatcattaattaattataaaaaaaatgtataggttaCTTATCTATCTATgtctagtataaaataaatttgtgagcacaacaaacatttttaacagtaattaagtacataatcgtcataaacttttttttatcaattacctCGGTTAGCACTGGGTGTATTGTACAGGTGTCAAATAGAACAATTTTCATTGGATACCTACATGATATATCCCATTAAGCtaaactgaatataatatttaatatatcatataccataatatatccatatcaattatcataaataaattctgGAAAAAAAGacagagtataatatttttaaaatacaaaatattatgtattaagtatagttAACCTATTCAGAAAATAGACATGCACAAGTATAAtcaatacaatgtataaatagtatattattttaaattaatatttattagataatagttcaaaacatttaacacAATCGGCAGTATTCAATAAGTTAGCTGTATAATGATCATATAACTACCACAATCACAGATAAGTTTACTTATTTTCTGTA
The DNA window shown above is from Aphis gossypii isolate Hap1 chromosome 2, ASM2018417v2, whole genome shotgun sequence and carries:
- the LOC114131759 gene encoding uncharacterized protein LOC114131759, with the protein product MAWKLLLVVYNFIVLAHCVDWSGKIYQTNAALEKENLMFCYECNTMVNGKSCSNFTDKEEYSRFSTKCIGDRRTCMVKRYSYTTSNESTTSGQQLWSLERNCSAKCEDGCIVIGERIKIYACQACCESPLCNVSNGSHRRPAAPSPVVCLVFMFLLLRTVVGQLPLQPSKRPSVTHTSTSVSASSDPFHSSSDARFTTKFNKHFLILSSSYHLAVYRR